The window GAGAGATACCCAGGAAGCGCTGATTCAAGCCACCGGGTTGGCGCCGACGAATGATCTGGAGTCGGCCATCATCGTGACGCTGCCTCCCGGTGCTTACACCGCGATCCTGCGTGGCAACGGCCCAGGGGTGGGCGTTGGTCTAGTCGAAGTGTACGATCTCGACACGGCGGCCGCGTCGAAGCTGGGGAACCTCAGCACCCGCGCCTTCGTGCGCACTGGCAACAATGTTGTAATCGCTGGTTTCATCCTGGGTAATGGCGCTGGGGATGACCGCGTCGTGGTTCGGGGCCTGGGACCAAGCCTGGGCGGGTTCGGCATCTCGAACCCGTTGCAGGATCCAACGCTCGAGCTGCGCGATCAGAATGGGACCCTTCTGAAATCCAACAACGACTGGCAGGACGATCCGGTGCAAGCCGCGGAGATCACCGCTGCGGGGCTGGCGCCTTCGAACACAAAGGAATCGGCGATCGCGGCAACCCTGCCACCGGGCCTCTACACGGCGATCCTTGTGGGTCACGACGCGGCCATCGGCGTAGGACTCGTGGAAGTCTATGATCGTGGTCCGTAAACCGGTCACTTCTCGCCACGCGACTTGTAACTGACAGTTCCGTCACGCGCCGGGAGGTAACTTCGCGGCCGCGGTTGACGACAGCCGGGGCCGCCCCCATATTCCGTCCTCCGAAAATTGGAGGGCGGGCGCTTCGCCTGCCTTCGCGGGCAACCGAACGGTTACTCACCACGGAACTGACCACATGGATAAGATTCGCAACATCGCCATTATTGCGCACGTCGATCACGGCAAGACCACTCTTGTCGATCAACTACTGCGGCAATCCGGCACCTTTCGGTCGAACCAGAAGGTCGAGGAACGGATGATGGATTCGATGGATCTGGAGCGGGAAAAGGGAATCACCATCCGCGCCAAGAATGCCGCCTTCCAATGGAACGGCTACCGCATCAACATCGTCGATACCCCGGGCCACGCGGACTTTGGTGGCGAAGTCGAACGCATCATGAAGATGGTCGACGGCGTTCTTCTCGTCGTGGATGCGCATGACGGTCCGCAAGCCCAAACCCGGTTCGTTTTGCGCAAGGCGCTCGAAAACCACGCCAAACCGATTGTGGTCATCAACAAGATCGATCGCGAAAATGCGCGGCCCCACAAAGTGCTCGATCTGGTGTTCGATCTTTTCGTCGAGTTAAAAGCAACCGACGAGCAACTCGATTTTCCCATCGTTTATGCGAGCGCCAAGAATGGTTTTGCCATGCGCGAGCTGCATGAAAACAGCGAGGACATGACGCCTTTGTTCGAGGCCATCGTGAAATACGTGCCGCCGCCCCAGGTATCGCCGGAGCCTTTCTTTCAGATGCTCGTTTCGAATCTGGACTACAGCGATTACCTCGGACGGATCGCCCTGGGACGCATCGTCAGCGGCCGGGTGAGTGTGGGAGACTCGATTGTTTGTATTCATCGGGATGGCCGGCGCGAACGCGCTTCGGTCACCGGACTTTTTACCTTTGCCGGGATGGGGCAGGTGGAACTGAAACATGCCAGCGTGGGCGATATTGTCGGACTGACCGGCTTCGAGGAGGTTTACATCGGCGAGACGCTGACCGACCGCGAAGAGCATCCGCCGCTTCAATTTGTCGACATCGATCCACCGACGATCCGGATGCGAATCCTGGTCAACGATTCGCCTTTTGCGGGACGCGAAGGCAAGTTCGTGACCGCGCGTCACGTTCGCGAACGTCTCATCCGGGAAACCCGCGGGAATGTTTCCCTCCAGGTGAAAGACACCGAAGTTGCCGGCGCGTTCGAGATCAACGCCCGGGGCGAGATGCAGATCGCGATCCTCGTCGAGCAAATGCGGCGGGAAGGTTATGAAGTCATGGTCTCGCGGCCGGAAGTGATTTATCAGCGCGACGACACCGGGGCTTTGCTGGAGCCGATCGAAAATCTCTACGTCGAGGTTCCGAATGACAATCTCGGCGACGTTTTGCAATCACTCGCTTCCCGCAAGGGCGAGATCGTGACCATGGATCACCACGGGACCCGTGTTTCCGTTGAAGCGGTCATTCCGACCCGAGGCTTGATTGGATTCGAAAGCGATCTCGTGAATCTGACTCGGGGCGAAGGATTGATGAGTCATCTCTTCCGCGAATACGCGCCTTTCAAGGGCGAGCTCGAAGGGCGGAATCGGGGCGTGATGGTTTCGATGGAGCCGGGCGTCAGCACCGCCTACGCCCTTAATAATATTCAGGCGCGGGGCAAATTGTTTATCGGCCCGCAGGAGGAGATTTACACCGGCATGATTGTGGGCGAAAACGCGCGCCCGGAGGATCTGCCGGTGAATCCCTGTAAGGCGAAACACCTGACCAACATGCGGAGCCAGGGCGACGGCAAGGGGATTCAGCTCGAAGCGCCGCTTCGAATGACGCTGGAGCGGGCCATCGAATACATCAGCGCGGACGAATTTGTGGAAGCGACTCCGAAATCGCTTCGGTTGCGCAAACGCATCCTGGATCCGACCGCCCGGAAGCGTGCTCAAAACGCCACCGCTGTATCTTGACAATAACGGCCGAAAGCAGTTGAATTGGATCGTTAGTTTGCCTCCTCGATCAACGTTCTTTTCGAGGCGTTCCGGTTCCGGGTTTCTCGCGAACAAAGGTTAGGTTTGAGCGGCAACTTCCTAGAATTCCCATCTCATGTCGGGGCACAGCAAGTGGTCGAAGGTTAAGCGCTTCAAAGGCGCGCTCGATGCGAAACGGGGCGCGCTCTTTAGCAAGCTCTCGCGCGAGATTACCATCGCCGCCAAGATCGGCGGCGGCGATCCGGACGGCAACGTCCGTCTCCGCAGCGCGATTCTTTCCGCCCGCGCCCAAAGTATGCCGAACGATAACATCGACCGGGCGATCAAGCGGGGGACGGGCGAAGGGATGGAGGCGCAGCATTTCGACGAGATTATTTATGAAGGTTACGCGCCGGGAGGGGTGGCGGTGATTGTCGAAGCCGCGACCGACAACAAGAACCGCACCGCGGCCGAAATCCGGAGGATCTTCAGCAAAAATGACGGCAACCTGGCGACCAGCGGCAGTGTTTCCTACATGTTCCACAAGAAAGGCCGGATCACCGTCCCTCGGGGCAGCCTGGACGAGGAGCGGATTTTTGAGCTCGCCCTGGAAGCCGGCGCGGAGGAGTTGACAACGGAGGAGGAGCAGTATGTTATTACCACTTCCCACGATCAGCTCTATGCAGTAGCTGAGGCGCTCAAAAACGCGGGCGTTACCACCGATGGGCAAAAGTTTACATTCATCCCTGATACGACAGTTCCGGTCAACGATGAGGCGGTCGCGCTGCAGATCTTGCGCTTGTGCGATAGCCTCGAAGAAGACGACGACGTTCAAAACGTCTATTCAAATCTAGATATTCCTGACGAGTTGCTGGCGAAATTGCCGGCTTAAGAACGCCGCCAGTGAGGTGGGCGGTCCGCTGCTCCGGCAGCATTGAGATCATCTCTGTATTTATGAGCGAAGAAAACGATAACCAGCCACCGCTGCGAACCGACGCCCCCGCGGACCGTCCGAGGCGTCCTCGCAGGAGATTCCCCCGCCGGCATGACGGTCCCCGCGACCGGGGCCCGCAAGAACAACGGGGGGACCTGAACGGCCCCGCGGATCGGGCTGAAGATTTGTCCGATGGAACGGGCGGCCCTACCGCCGCCACCCAGGGCGACGAGCACAGTCATTCATCCGGTTCGGAGCAGTCTTCCCGCACCGAGGGAGGGGCTTCGGCCAACGGCGAACTCGAGCGCGAGCCGGAGTTTGGCGACGGCATCATTGAAATCTCGGGCAAAGGCTTCGGTTTTCTGCGAGACGCGAAACGCAATTTTGTCCAGACTCCGAACGACATTTTCGTGACGCCGGAAATCGTGCGCCGTTTCGGGCTGCGCGATGGCATGTGGATCTATGGCGAAACGCGGCGCGGCAATCGCGGGCCGCAGCTTGTCCGGCTGAACCAGATCAATGAGGAGGAGCCGACCAAGTATCAGGGGCTCCGGCCGTTTGAAGAGCTGACCACGATTAACCCAAACCGGCGCATCAAGCTGGAGACGGTGCCGGATCGTTATACGACCCGGATCATGGATTTGATGACGCCCCTCGGGATGGGCCAGCGCGGTTTGATCGTCGCCCCGCCCCGGACCGGCAAGACCACTTTGCTCCATCACATTGCCGACGCGGTCGTCAAAAATCATCCGGAGATGAAGTTGATCATTCTCCTCGTCGACGAGCGTCCGGAGGAAGTGACC is drawn from Chthoniobacterales bacterium and contains these coding sequences:
- the typA gene encoding translational GTPase TypA, producing MDKIRNIAIIAHVDHGKTTLVDQLLRQSGTFRSNQKVEERMMDSMDLEREKGITIRAKNAAFQWNGYRINIVDTPGHADFGGEVERIMKMVDGVLLVVDAHDGPQAQTRFVLRKALENHAKPIVVINKIDRENARPHKVLDLVFDLFVELKATDEQLDFPIVYASAKNGFAMRELHENSEDMTPLFEAIVKYVPPPQVSPEPFFQMLVSNLDYSDYLGRIALGRIVSGRVSVGDSIVCIHRDGRRERASVTGLFTFAGMGQVELKHASVGDIVGLTGFEEVYIGETLTDREEHPPLQFVDIDPPTIRMRILVNDSPFAGREGKFVTARHVRERLIRETRGNVSLQVKDTEVAGAFEINARGEMQIAILVEQMRREGYEVMVSRPEVIYQRDDTGALLEPIENLYVEVPNDNLGDVLQSLASRKGEIVTMDHHGTRVSVEAVIPTRGLIGFESDLVNLTRGEGLMSHLFREYAPFKGELEGRNRGVMVSMEPGVSTAYALNNIQARGKLFIGPQEEIYTGMIVGENARPEDLPVNPCKAKHLTNMRSQGDGKGIQLEAPLRMTLERAIEYISADEFVEATPKSLRLRKRILDPTARKRAQNATAVS
- a CDS encoding YebC/PmpR family DNA-binding transcriptional regulator: MSGHSKWSKVKRFKGALDAKRGALFSKLSREITIAAKIGGGDPDGNVRLRSAILSARAQSMPNDNIDRAIKRGTGEGMEAQHFDEIIYEGYAPGGVAVIVEAATDNKNRTAAEIRRIFSKNDGNLATSGSVSYMFHKKGRITVPRGSLDEERIFELALEAGAEELTTEEEQYVITTSHDQLYAVAEALKNAGVTTDGQKFTFIPDTTVPVNDEAVALQILRLCDSLEEDDDVQNVYSNLDIPDELLAKLPA
- the rho gene encoding transcription termination factor Rho; this translates as MSEENDNQPPLRTDAPADRPRRPRRRFPRRHDGPRDRGPQEQRGDLNGPADRAEDLSDGTGGPTAATQGDEHSHSSGSEQSSRTEGGASANGELEREPEFGDGIIEISGKGFGFLRDAKRNFVQTPNDIFVTPEIVRRFGLRDGMWIYGETRRGNRGPQLVRLNQINEEEPTKYQGLRPFEELTTINPNRRIKLETVPDRYTTRIMDLMTPLGMGQRGLIVAPPRTGKTTLLHHIADAVVKNHPEMKLIILLVDERPEEVTDFRRSCPQAEIMASSNDSDIKSHTRIAQLAVERAKRLVEAGKDVFILLDSITRTARAFNNAMGGGGRTMSGGIDARAMETPRKLFSAARNTEEAGSLTIVATALIETGSRMDELIFQEFKGTGNMEMVLDRKISDQRIYPAVDIFLSGTRREELLMQPWELEKINLIRRGLAGHKPGEAIERLLMFVKKFPTNEQMLKGIPG